One Stigmatopora argus isolate UIUO_Sarg chromosome 20, RoL_Sarg_1.0, whole genome shotgun sequence genomic region harbors:
- the kdm6ba gene encoding uncharacterized protein kdm6ba isoform X2: protein MHPAAVEPFGGRGARDTFSQDGLHRGPWAPVGGRAWQPSGRCLPGVNQHQLLPHLPPGPIHGLNQANKFFNGGPIRGGDKLDLPQAALPGLAREQLRPLPPPHHPPHPHHPLHHLHPPLPHRAWEQAGQLYAPHHAPQGHPAAIPIEHSLRLHNGAGGSLPNPHLPAGRPVQALKFGGPQEQQAHRGAPLLGDEVWAQVQQQRVHGGKMSASQLKRPWPPLGGHSVIQHAPAPPSHPIKEDWPCPSKTKKSSEEMSHPGQQRAPGSVQPSPSQPYHAKPVFWNPFHKENDKWQTQGCDRNIPPLPPEFQGRPVAHKQALGSYSHKMPPAAGAGAAVATPSTAPPSLTCPPPNYKQGCGPHVSRDCLAPQQPPHFTHCGPTPTPPCQALEPHRLRGPPAGTPAAGRDPHRHAQSSPAKPAASSNSSVPYSSHLQPHPGLGPRCPPTPPPAPATSLPQPGQQGGLYDVWRFQLPPGGHSRPPVSGLSKPPVPIPHHQQGHSQDSQRQGPAGQPPGGSTRTPVITPNRSSCPVGARGACQASDPARTHQRGREPVVQGSARGPRACPPRPQAIGGQPPREVRARPEEHGSPEARAGRASYYPQSQVAQMAQATPACCTSSSSLFSSGLPQAGDGVFPGSAFKSLSGAPPAYFPPSGHGLASPQAYYHQRIRPGPAPNSQSIEEALDKLDAELEGHARAREERKRSEKREEDWRKRETAMAQEEERKRRERQKEEERKKREKREEEEKERRRLMMEQERKRKEVEKLQAEAAEEQRKKKEQEKQELERKRREWHRQVEEKRKREEEKEERERERERERQRQRQRPAREEEEARGQSAAKNLERLVCSEAPPPSTCTAPPPAPPPPPAPSRASPPYPWLSRGGAPPSAASPLCAGRPEKLRPPPLTPQTDFAREKQRQRELWAHLPVGQNISGNERPRLVYSGEPPAARAVPKDPAPVRREPPKLYQAFPREKPPDPPPPPTRSDPSPFEEEPPELSTDELANIMAMLDESIKKEEEMYGEGPLHPLAPGVESYPRAPDLLPALKRQPNQDDFRADPHASPPVLSRQGSLASPCSRTSSLNEEVEQEEEEDEEEGDGAYLKTSPRKRGVGSSTYRHSDLAKLYGLPEQDKSEDDEDGGVDDDEANEDDEDDGEDSEAPSCSPPPQRPHLHQTGVNSTFKSLTTVPGGQRYAYRGGPFGRPPPSALLGVKYASSLSLGPDICRQQRARSPDPAPSPLSPADEPPGSRAEADRPAWVTARDDDPPSPAAEEERRRTAIEQAGEDPESAPAGGAEKSRHRGESGERSEPERTKERRRDKEKKRKRAHKDEDAKERKRRRDERDQRERDEAAFSSSSSSSRSGAAAHGRHGEGKAHKDKRHHHHRRILCDLNLQSKEGKSRHAHHDSDKKKQKKDASGSERRSRKSERSDPWPRSGELLKLKALSDGPHKELKIRLIKVESGDRETFVASEVEEKRIPLEDISIANGAAQVVRSCKGARVEGKFRESFLLPALSVKPVVPAAEETEEEDEAAATAEGESFPREKLNPPTPSIYLESKRDAFSPVLLQFCTDPKNPVTVIRGLAGSLRINLGLFSTKSLVEANAEQAVEVRTQVQQPADENWDPSGTGQTWPCESSRSHTTIAKYAQYQASSFQESLQEDKGSDDEEEEDDDEERERDVSTDRKPSDGSDCQSKDANAKENNSCGEPKPMGKIIKFGTNIDLSHPKRWKSQLQELNKLPAFMRVASSGNMLSHVGHTILGMNTVQLYMKVPGSRTPGHQENNNFCSVNINIGPGDCEWFAVHENYWQAINDFCEKHGVDYLTGSWWPVLEDLYKANIPVYRFIQRPGDLVWINAGTVHWVQAVGWCNNIAWNVGPLNAYQYQLALERYEWNEVKKVKSIVPMIHVSWNVARTLGIADSDTYKMIRHCLLQSMKRIQILRDQLVAEGKKISYQGRVKDEPAYYCNECDVEVFNLLFVTSESSSRKTYVVHCEDCARALGPDLSGVVVLEQYSMEELMSAYDSFTLVS from the exons ATGCATCCCGCCGCGGTGGAGCCGTTTGGCGGGCGTGGCGCACGGGATACCTTCTCTCAGGATGGACTTCACCGGGGACCCTGGGCTCCCGTGGGCGGCCGCGCCTGGCAGCCGTCCGGCAG GTGTTTGCCCGGAGTGAACCAACACCAGCTTCTTCCCCATCTACCTCCTGGTCCAATTCACGGACTCAACCAAGCCAATAAATTCTTCAATGGCGG GCCCATTCGAGGAGGCGACAAGTTGGATCTCCCGCAAGCCGCGTTGCCGGGTCTGGCAAGGGAACAGCTCAGACcgcttcctcctcctcatcatcctcctcatcctcatcatcctctCCATCATCTTCACCCTCCCCTTCCTCACCGGGCGTGGGAGCAAGCGGGTCAGCTCTACGCACCCCACCACGCTCCGCAAGGGCACCCGGCCGCCATTCCGATCGAGCACTCGCTCCGCCTTCACAATGGCGCCGGCGGATCCCTCCCGAATCCGCATCTCCCCGCCGGCAGGCCCGTCCAAGCCCTCAAG TTTGGGGGCCCTCAGGAGCAGCAAGCCCACCGAGGCGCACCACTGCTAGGAGACGAGGTGTGGGCTCAGGTGCAGCAG CAACGGGTGCACGGCGGCAAGATGAGCGCCAGTCAGCTGAAGAGACCGTGGCCTCCGCTGGGCGGCCACTCCGTCATCCAGCACGCTCCGGCGCCCCCCTCGCACCCGATCAAAGAGGATTGGCCCTGCCCGAGCAAGACGAAAAAGAGCTCCGAGGAG ATGTCTCATCCCGGGCAGCAGCGCGCCCCCGGGTCGGTCCAGCCTTCGCCGTCTCAGCCCTATCACGCCAAACCCGTTTTCTGGAACCCCTTCCACAAGGAGAACGACAAGTGGCAGACTCAGGGTTGCGATCGCAACATTCCGCCGTTGCCGCCGGAGTTCCAAGGCCGACCT GTGGCCCATAAACAAGCACTAGGCAGCTACTCCCACAAGATGCCCCCGGCCGCAGGGGCAGGCGCGGCCGTGGCCACTCCCTCCACCGCGCCGCCATCTCTCACCTGCCCTCCTCCTAACTACAAGCAGGGATGTGGTCCTCACGTGTCGAGGGACTGCTTGGCGCCTCAGCAGCCCCCCCATTTTACCCATTGCGGCCCCACTCCCACGCCTCCCTGCCAGGCCCTGGAGCCGCACCGCCTCCGAGGCCCCCCGGCCGGGACGCCGGCGGCCGGCAGAGATCCGCATCGGCACGCCCAGTCCTCACCAGCAAAACCCGCAgccagcagcaacagcagcgtGCCTTACAGCAGCCACCTTCAGCCTCACCCGGGACTGGGGCCCCGATGCCCCCCCACGCCTCCGCCAGCGCCCGCCACCTCGCTCCCTCAGCCGGGCCAGCAGGGCGGCCTCTACGACGTGTGGAGGTTCCAGTTGCCGCCCGGCGGCCACAGCCGACCCCCG GTTTCGGGCCTCTCCAAACCTCCGGTACCGATACCTCATCACCAGCAGGGCCACAGCCAGGATAGTCAGCGCCAAGGTCCCGCGGGCCAGCCCCCCGGCGGCTCCACCCGCACGCCGGTCATCACCCCCAATCGTTCCTCCTGCCCCGTCGGTGCACGCGGCGCTTGCCAGGCGAGCGACCCCGCCAGAACCCACCAGAGGGGTCGGGAGCCGGTCGTCCAGGGCTCCGCCAGAGGCCCCCGAGCGTGTCCTCCCCGCCCCCAGGCCATTGGCGGCCAGCCTCCTCGTGAAGTGCGGGCGAGACCGGAAGAGCACGGATCCCCCGAGGCCCGCGCTGGGCGCGCCTCCTATTACCCTCAGTCTCAAGTGGCTCAAATGGCTCAGGCTACCCCCGCGTGTtgtacctcctcctcctctttgttcTCCTCAGGGCTCCCCCAGGCGGGCGACGGCGTCTTTCCGGGCAGTGCGTTTAAATCTCTCTCCGGCGCTCCTCCCGCTTACTTTCCGCCGTCCGGGCACGGGCTGGCGTCCCCCCAAGCGTACTATCATCAGCGCATTCGCCCGGGCCCCGCCCCGAACTCCCAGTCCATCGAGGAGGCTCTGGACAAGCTGGACGCAGAGCTGGAGGGCCACGCGCGCGCCCGGGAGGAGAGGAAGAGGAGTGAGAAGAGAGAGGAAGATTGGCGCAAAAGAGAGACGGCCATGGCGCAAGAGgaggagaggaagaggagggagcggcaaaaggaggaggagaggaagaagagggagaagcgggaggaggaggagaaggagcggCGGCGCCTGATGATGGAGCAAGAGAGAAAGAGGAAGGAGGTGGAGAAGCTGCAGGCGGAGGCGGCGGAGGAGCAGCGAAAGAAAAAAGAGCAGGAGAAGCAAGAGCTGGAACGCAAGCGGAGGGAGTGGCACAGGCAAGTGGAAGAGAAAAGGAAGAGagaagaggagaaggaggagagggagagggaaagagagagggagaggcagaggcagaggcagaggccagccagagaagaggaggaggctCGAGGGCAGTCTGCCGCCAAAAACCTGGAAAGACTTGTTTGCAGCGAGGCCCCGCCCCCGTCCACCTGCACGGCTCCGCCTCCGGCTCCCCCTCCGCCTCCCGCCCCCTCGCGGGCCTCGCCTCCCTACCCGTGGCTGAGCCGTGGCGGGGCGCCCCCCTCCGCGGCGTCGCCCCTCTGCGCCGGCCGCCCGGAGAAGCTGCGCCCGCCTCCGCTGACGCCGCAGACGGACTTTGCCCGCGAGAAGCAGAGGCAGCGGGAGTTGTGGGCCCACCTTCCCGTGGGGCAAAACATCTCAGGGAACGAGCGGCCCCGGCTCGTCTACTCGGGCGAGCCCCCCGCCGCGCGGGCCGTCCCCAAAGACCCCGCGCCCGTGCGGCGGGAGCCCCCCAAGCTCTACCAGGCCTTCCCCAGAGAGAAGCCGCCGGACCCCCCGCCGCCCCCCACGCGATCGGACCCGTCCCCGTTTGAGGAGGAGCCCCCCGAGTTGTCCACCGACGAATTGGCCAACATCATGGCCATGCTGGACGAGTccatcaagaaggaggaagagatGTACGGCGAGGGTCCGCTGCATCCGTTGGCGCCCGGCGTCGAGAGCTACCCGCGCGCCCCGGACCTCCTCCCGGCGCTCAAGCGTCAGCCCAATCAAGACGACTTCCGAGCCGACCCTCACGCCAGCCCGCCCGTGCTGAGCCGCCAAGGCTCGCTGGCGTCCCCTTGCAGCCGGACGTCTTCGCTCAACGAGGAGGTGGagcaggaagaggaggaggacgaggaggagggaGATGGGGCTTACCTTAAAACCTCCCCCCGAAAGAGAGGAGTGGGGAGCAGCACCTACCGCCACAGCGACCTGGCCAAACTCTACGGCCTTCCCGAGCAGGATAAAAGCGAGGACGACGAGGACGGCGGCGTGGACGACGACGAGGCGAAcgaggacgacgaggacgatGGGGAGGATTCCGAGGCGCCGTCTTGCTCCCCGCCGCCTCAAAGACCCCACCTCCACCAAACGGGCGTCAACAGCACCTTCAAGTCCCTGACCACGGTCCCGGGGGGCCAGAGGTACGCCTACCGCGGCGGACCTTTTGGGAGACCTCCGCCGTCGGCCCTGCTCGGCGTCAAGTACGCCTCGTCGCTGTCGCTGGGGCCCGATATATGCCGCCAGCAGCGCGCCCGTTCGCCCGATCCCGCCCCGTCCCCTTTGAGTCCGGCCGACGAGCCTCCGGGGTCCCGGGCCGAGGCGGATCGCCCCGCCTGGGTGACCGCTCGAGACGACGACCCGCCTTCCCCGGCCGCGGAGGAGGAGCGACGTCGGACCGCCATCGAGCAGGCCGGCGAGGACCCGGAGTCGGCGCCGGCCGGCGGGGCCGAAAAATCCAGGCACCGCGGCGAGAGCGGGGAAAGGAGCGAGCCCGAGAGAACCAAGGAGCGGCGCAGGGACAAAGAGAAGAAGCGGAAGCGCGCTCACAAGGACGAGGACGCCAAAGAAAGGAAGAGGCGGCGAGACGAGCGGGACCAACGGGAACGGGACGAGGCggccttctcctcctcttcctcgtcttCGCGCTCCGGCGCCGCCGCTCACGGGCGCCACGGGGAGGGCAAGGCCCACAAGGACAagcgccaccaccaccaccggcgGATCCTGTGCGACCTCAACCTCCAGAGCAAGGAAGGAAAGAGCCGCCACGCTCACCACGACTCGGAcaagaagaagcagaagaaggACGCCTCGGGCTCGGAACGCCGGTCCAGGAAAAGCGAGCGCTCGGACCCGTGGCCGCGCTCGGGCGAGCTGCTGAAGCTGAAGGCGCTCTCGGACGGGCCCCACAAGGAGCTCAAGATCCGACTGATCAAAGTGGAGAGCGGCGACCGGGAAACCTTCGTGGCCTCCGAGGTGGAGGAGAAGAGGATCCCCCTGGAGGACATCAGCATCGCCAACGGCGCCGCCCAAGTGGTCCGGTCTTGCAA GGGGGCCCGAGTCGAGGGCAAGTTCAGGGAATCCTTCTTGCTGCCGGCCCTCTCCGTCAAGCCCGTTGTGCCAGCGGCGGAGGagacggaggaggaggatgaggcggcggcgacggcggagGGGGAGTCCTTCCCCAGAGAGAAACTCAACCCTCCCACTCCCAGCATTTAT ctgGAGAGCAAGAGGGACGCCTTCTCCCCCGTGCTGCTGCAATTCTGCACCGACCCAAAGAACCCCGTCACGGTCATCCGAGGCCTGGCCGGATCTCTGCGCATCA ACTTGGGCCTCTTCTCCACCAAGTCCCTGGTGGAGGCCAACGCCGAGCAGGCCGTGGAGGTGAGGACTCAGGTGCAGCAGCCGGCCGACGAGAACTGGGACCCCAGCGGGACGGGCCAGACCTGGCCCTGCGAGAGCAGCCGCTCCCACACCACCATCGCCAAGTACGCCCAGTACCAGGCGTCCAGTTTCCAGGAGAGTCTGCAG GAGGACAAAGGGAGCGACGAcgaggaagaagaggatgacgacGAAGAGCGAGAGCGGGACGTCTCGACGGACCGCAAGCCGTCCGACGGCTCGGACTGTCAGAGCAAGGACGCCAACGCCAAAGAGAATAATAGCTG CGGTGAGCCCAAGCCCATGGGGAAGATCATCAAATTTGGCACCAACATCGACCTGTCGCATCCCAAGAG GTGGAAGTCTCAGCTGCAGGAACTCAACAAACTGCCCGCCTTCATGCGCGTGGCGTCCAGCGGAAACATGCTCAGCCACGTGGGCCACACCATCTTGGGCATGAACACCGTCCAGCTCTACATGAAGGTCCCCGGGAGCCGGACGCCGG GACACCaggaaaacaacaacttttgctCGGTAAACATCAACATCGGCCCCGGGGACTGCGAATGGTTCGCCGTGCACGAGAACTACTGGCAAGCCATCAACGACTTCTGCGAAAA GCACGGGGTGGACTACCTGACGGGCTCCTGGTGGCCCGTGTTGGAGGACCTCTACAAGGCCAACATCCCAGTGTACCGCTTCATCCAGAGACCGGGGGACTTGGTGTGGATCAATGCTGGGACCGTTCACTGGGTTCAGGCCGTGGGCTGGTGCAACAATATCGCCTGGAACGTGGGACCCCTGAACG CTTACCAGTACCAACTGGCCCTGGAGCGCTACGAGTGGAACGAAGTGAAGAAGGTCAAGTCCATCGTGCCCATGATTCACGTGTCGTGGAACGTGGCCCGCACGCTCGGGATCGCCGATTCGGACACCTACAAGATGATCAG ACACTGTCTCCTGCAGTCCATGAAGCGCATCCAGATCCTCCGCGACCAGCTGGTCGCCGAGGGGAAGAAGATCTCCTACCAGGGCCGGGTCAAGGACGAGCCCGCCTACTACTGCAACGAGTGTGAC GTGGAGGTTTTCAATTTGCTCTTCGTGACGAGCGAGAGCAGCAGCAGGAAGACGTACGTGGTTCACTGCGAGGACTGCGCCCGGGCGCTGGGCCCCGACTTGAGCGGCGTGGTGGTCCTGGAGCAGTACTCCATGGAGGAGCTCATGAGCGCGTACGATTCCTTTACCCTGGTGAGCTAA